A window of Cellulosimicrobium protaetiae genomic DNA:
TGCTCATCTACGGCGTGCACGTGCACGTCGGCATCGAGGACCGCGCCAAGGTGCTCCCGATCCAGCGCGCGATGCTCACGACGTTCGCCCACCTGCAGTCGCTCTCGGCCAGCTCGCCGTTCTGGGGCGGCAAGGACACCGGGTACGCGTCGAACCGCGCGCTGATGTTCCAGCAGCTCCCCACCGCGGGCCTGCCGTTCCAGTTCGCGACGTGGGAGGAGCTCGAGGGCTACGTCGCGGACATGCTGCACACCGGCGTCATCGACGCGTTCGACGAGGTCCGCTGGGACCTGCGGCCCGCGCCCCAGTTCGGCACGCTCGAGACCCGCATCTGCGACGGCGTCACGAACGTCTCCGAGCTGCTCGCGATCGCCGCGCTCACGCACTGCCTCGTCGAGCACTTCTCCACGATGCTCGACGAGGGCCGCGAGCTCCCGAGCATCCCGCCGTGGTACGCGCAGGAGAACAAGTGGCGCTCCGCGCGCTACGGCATGGACGCGATCATCATCCTCGACCGCGAGGGCAACGAGGAGCTCGTGACCGACGCCGTGGGGCGCCTCCTCGTCGAGCTCGAGCCCGTCGCCGCGCGGCTCGGGTGCCTCGACGAGCTCGACGGCGTGCGCACGATCGTGCGGCGCGGTGCCTCCTACCAGCGCCAGCGCGCCGTCGCGCGCCGCAACGGGGGCGAGCTCGACGCCGTCGTGCGCTCGCTCGTCGCCGAGATGCGGGCGGGCCGCCCGCTCTGATCGGCGGTGTCACCCGACCTCCCGCCCCGCGGGGCGGTCAGTAGTCGCGCAGGACCACGCCGAGGTCGGTCGCGCGCTCGGCGAGCCACGTCGGCGACCAGTCGTCGGTGTCGCACGGCGACGACATCCGGTCCGCCGCGGCCTCCGAGTACCCGCCCCAC
This region includes:
- a CDS encoding glutamate--cysteine ligase, which produces MSALPRRTAIPFARSERSTVGLEWELALVDADSGDLRQVAQTVLDAVRPAGGGAHPSIKQELLLNTVEVVSGVCRTVGEAGRDLERSIEELRAVTDPLRVELMSAGTHPFARWAQQKVTDKQRYTTLIDRTQWWGRQMLIYGVHVHVGIEDRAKVLPIQRAMLTTFAHLQSLSASSPFWGGKDTGYASNRALMFQQLPTAGLPFQFATWEELEGYVADMLHTGVIDAFDEVRWDLRPAPQFGTLETRICDGVTNVSELLAIAALTHCLVEHFSTMLDEGRELPSIPPWYAQENKWRSARYGMDAIIILDREGNEELVTDAVGRLLVELEPVAARLGCLDELDGVRTIVRRGASYQRQRAVARRNGGELDAVVRSLVAEMRAGRPL